The Lactuca sativa cultivar Salinas chromosome 2, Lsat_Salinas_v11, whole genome shotgun sequence genome includes a window with the following:
- the LOC111882072 gene encoding chalcone synthase J: MVNVEEFRKAQRAEGPATIMAIGTATPPNCVLQSTYPDYYFRITKSEHKTDLKEKFRRMCDKSMITKRYMYLTEEILKEKPNICAYMAPSLDERQDIVVVEVPKLGKEAAIRAIKEWGQPKSKITHLVFCTTSGVDMPGADYQLTKLLGLRSSVKRFMMYQQGCFAGGTVLRLAKDLAENNKGARVLVVCSEITAVTFRGPNETHLDSLVGQALFGDGAAAIIVGSDPLPDVEKPLFELISAAQTILPDSEGAIDGHLREVGLTFHLLKDVPGLISKHIEKSLVEAFKPLGIADWNSLFWIAHPGGPAILDQVEEKLRLTPDKLRATRQVLSEYGNMSSACVLFILNEMRHSSATAGFDTTGEGLEWGVLFGFGPGLTVETVVLRSVSI, translated from the exons ATGGTTAACGTTGAGGAGTTCAGAAAGGCGCAACGAGCTGAAGGTCCGGCAACAATTATGGCCATAGGAACTGCCACCCCACCAAATTGTGTCCTCCAAAGCACCTATCCAGATTACTATTTTCGTATAACAAAAAGCGAGCACAAGACAGATCTTAAGGAGAAATTTAGACGCATGT GTGATAAATCAATGATAACAAAGCGATACATGTACTTGACTGAGGAGATTCTGAAAGAGAAACCAAACATTTGCGCTTACATGGCACCATCGTTAGACGAAAGACAAGATATCGTTGTCGTGGAAGTTCCAAAGCTAGGTAAAGAAGCTGCAATTAGGGCAATCAAGGAATGGGGTCAACCCAAGTCAAAGATCACCCACCTCGTGTTTTGTACCACTTCGGGGGTTGACATGCCCGGAGCAGATTACCAGCTTACAAAGCTCCTCGGTCTTCGTTCTTCAGTCAAACGCTTCATGATGTATCAACAAGGGTGTTTTGCTGGTGGCACTGTTCTTCGTTTGGCCAAGGACTTAGCTGAGAACAACAAGGGTGCACGTGTATTGGTTGTTTGCTCCGAGATCACCGCAGTTACTTTCCGTGGACCTAATGAGACTCATCTTGATAGCCTTGTAGGTCAAGCTTTGTTTGGCGATGGTGCAGCAGCTATTATAGTAGGTTCTGACCCATTGCCCGATGTGGAAAAGCCACTTTTTGAGTTAATTTCTGCTGCCCAAACTATTCTTCCAGATAGCGAAGGTGCAATTGATGGGCACCTTCGTGAGGTCGGGCTTACATTTCATCTCCTCAAAGATGTTCCTGGACTTATCTCAAAACACATTGAAAAGAGCTTGGTAGAGGCCTTTAAACCGTTGGGAATTGCTGATTGGAACTCACTTTTTTGGATCGCACATCCAGGTGGCCCTGCGATCTTGGACCAAGTGGAGGAAAAACTACGCCTTACGCCTGATAAACTGCGGGCTACGAGACAAGTGCTTAGTGAATATGGTAACATGTCAAGTGCTTGTGTGCTGTTTATCTTAAATGAAATGAGACACTCTTCGGCTACAGCTGGGTTCGACACCACAGGAGAGGGTCTGGAGTGGGGTGTGTTGTTTGGGTTCGGTCCCGGTCTCACTGTTGAGACTGTGGTTCTCCGTAGTGTGTCTATTTAG